In the Centroberyx gerrardi isolate f3 chromosome 9, fCenGer3.hap1.cur.20231027, whole genome shotgun sequence genome, one interval contains:
- the ddr2a gene encoding discoidin domain-containing receptor 2 isoform X1, with product MKRLWDVHFPLLILLYLLGGVTSQVNPGVCRYPLGMSGGQIQDEDISASSQWSESTAARYGRLDFEEGDGAWCPEITVEPDSLKEFLQIDLRSLHFITLVGTQGRHAGGIGNEFAQMYKIKYSRDGSRWISWRNRQGKQVIEGNRNAYDIVLKDLEPPIIARFVRFMPVTDHSMNVCMRVELYGCEWLDGLVSYNAPAGEQMNLPSYPVYLNDSVYDGAVIYSMTEGLGQLTDGVCGLDDFTHSHVYNVWPGYDYVGWTNESFPSGYVEIMFEFDRTRNFTTMKVHCNNMFSRHIKAFRQVVCHFRSESDWEATPLSFTPVVDEKNPSARFVTVNLANHMASAIKCQFYFADAWMMFSEITFQSDTAMYNTTLAPPKTGPPTSTQPGDDPTHKVDDSNTRILIGCLVAIIFILVAIIVIILWRQVWQKMLEKASRRMLDDELTASLSIQSETFAYNHNNQSTATSELESSSTYERIFPLGSDYQEPSRLICKLPEFAQNSEEPGGWTKNPKHNQNQHNQAQTHFHLTYHLSIFPVMTSHNRFPASTSTAASKSTAATVIQDGAPHYAEADIVNLQGVTGSNTYAIPALTMDLLSGKDVAVEEFPRKLLTFKEKLGEGQFGEVHLCEAEGMQEFMNEEFSFDVSENQPVLVAVKMLRSDANKNARNDFLKEIKIMSRLKDPNIIRLLAVCIYSDPLCMITEYMENGDLNQFLSRHEPEGQLALLSNAPTVSYSNLCYMAIQIASGMKYLSSLNFVHRDLATRNCLVGKNYTIKIADFGMSRNLYSGDYYRIQGRAVLPIRWMSWESILLGKFTTASDVWAFGVTLWETLTFCKEQPYSQLTDEQVIENTGEFFRDQKRQIYLPQPVLCPDSLYKIMLSCWRRNTKERPSFQEIHRALLDSQP from the exons GTGTGTGTCGGTATCCTCTGGGCATGTCAGGAGGACAGATACAGGATGAGGACATCTCCGCCTCCAGCCAGTGGTCCGAGTCCACCGCCGCCAGATACGGCAG gtTGGACTTCGAGGAGGGCGATGGTGCGTGGTGTCCTGAGATAACAGTGGAGCCAGACAGCCTGAAGGAGTTCCTGCAGATTGACCTGCGCTCCCTCCACTTCATCACCCTGGTGGGCACCCAGGGGCGTCACGCGGGAGGCATTGGCAACGAGTTCGCCCAGATGTACAAGATCAAGTACAGCCGTGACGGAAGCCGCTGGATCTCCTGGAGAAACAGGCAGGGCAAGCAG GTGATCGAGGGGAACAGGAACGCCTACGACATCGTCCTCAAGGACCTGGAGCCGCCCATCATCGCTCGCTTCGTCCGCTTCATGCCCGTCACCGACCACTCCATGAACGTCTGCATGAGAGTGGAGCTCTACGGCTGCGAATGGCTCg ATGGTCTAGTGTCCTACAACGCTCCAGCAGGGGAACAGATGAACTTGCCCAGTTATCCTGTTTACCTCAACGACTCAGTCTACGATGGAGCTGTCATCTacag taTGACGGAGGGCCTGGGCCAGCTGACGGATGGAGTGTGCGGTCTGGACGATTTTACCCACAGTCACGTCTACAATGTGTGGCCGGGATATGACTATGTGGGTTGGACCAATGAGAGTTTCCCCAGTGGATATGTTGAAATCATGTTTGAGTTTGACCGCACGCGCAACTTCACCACCATGAAG GTCCATTGCAACAACATGTTCTCGCGGCACATCAAGGCCTTCCGCCAGGTGGTGTGTCACTTCCGCTCCGAGTCCGACTGGGAGGCCACGCCCCTCTCCTTCACCCCTGTGGTGGACGAGAAGAACCCCAGCGCCCGATTCGTCACCGTCAACCTGGCCAATCACATGGCCAGCGCCATCAAGTGCCAGTTCTACTTCGCTGATGCCTGGATGATGTTCAGCGAGATCACCTTCCAGTCAG ATACGGCCATGTACAATACAACACTGGCTCCGCCCAAGACTGGACCACCAACTAGCACACAACCAG GGGATGACCCCACCCACAAAGTAGATGACAGCAACACCCGAATTCTGATTGGTTGTTTAGTGgccatcatcttcatcctcgtggccatcatcgtcatcatcttGTGGAGGCAGGTGTGGCAGAAGATGCTGGAGAAG GCCTCTCGCCGGATGCTGGATGATGAACTAACTGCTAGTCTGTCAATACAGAGCGAGACGTTCGCCTACAACCACAACAACCAGTCGACCGCCACCAGCGAACTGGAGTCCAGTTCCACCTACGAGCGTATCTTCCCCCTCGGCTCGGACTACCAGGAGCCTTCGCGACTCATATGCAAGCTGCCGGAGTTTGCCCAGAACTCCGAGGAGCCCGGTGGGTGgacaaaaaaccccaaacacaaCCAAAATCAACACAAccaggcacaaacacactttcatCTCACTTATCACTTGTCGATATTCCCGGTTATGACCTCCCATAATCGTTTTCCAGCTTCTACTAGCACAGCTGCTTCCAAATCTACCGCAGCTACTGTGATCCAAGATGGCGCCCCTCACTACGCAGAGGCGGACATTGTCAACCTGCAGGGCGTGACGGGGAGCAACACATACGCCATCCCTGCATTAACTATGGACCTGTTGTCAGGGAAGGATGTTGCCGTGGAGGAGTTCCCACGGAAACTGCTCACCTTCAAAGAGAAGCTGGGAGAGGGCCAGTTTGGAGAG gtCCACCTGTGTGAGGCAGAGGGAATGCAGGAGTTCATGAACGAAGAGTTTTCGTTTGACGTCAGTGAGAACCAGCCAGTTCTAGTGGCTGTCAAGATGCTCCGTTCAGACGCCAACAAGAATGCAAG GAACGACTTCCTGAAAGAGATAAAGATCATGTCTCGTCTGAAGGACCCCAACATCATCCGTCTGCTAGCTGTGTGCATCTACAGCGACCCTCTCTGTATGATCACAGAGTACATGGAGAATGGAGACCTCAACCAGTTTCTGTCCCGCCACGAACCCGAGGGACAGCTTGCCCTGCTCAGCAATGCGCCTACTGTCAG ctaCAGTAATCTGTGCTACATGGCCATTCAGATAGCATCGGGGATGAAGTACCTCTCCTCCCTAAACTTCGTCCATCGAGACTTGGCCACGCGGAACTGCCTGGTGGGCAAGAACTACACTATAAAGATAGCTGACTTTGGCATGAGCAGGAACCTGTACAGCGGTGACTACTACCGCATCCAGGGCAGAGCGGTCCTGCCTATACGCTGGATGTCCTGGGAGAGCATCCTGCTG ggaAAGTTCACCACAGCTAGTGATGTGTGGGCCTTTGGGGTCACCCTGTGGGAGACACTAACCTTCTGCAAGGAGCAACCCTACTCTCAGCTCACTGATGAGCAGGTGATAGAGAACACAGGGGAGTTCTTCAGGGACCAGAAAAGACAG ATCTACCTGCCTCAGCCTGTGCTGTGTCCAGACTCGCTCTACAAGATCATGctgagctgctggaggaggaacaCAAAGGAGCGGCCTTCCTTCCAGGAAATACACCGAGCCCTCCTGGACAGTCAGCCTTAA
- the ddr2a gene encoding discoidin domain-containing receptor 2 isoform X2, with amino-acid sequence MKRLWDVHFPLLILLYLLGGVTSQVNPGVCRYPLGMSGGQIQDEDISASSQWSESTAARYGRLDFEEGDGAWCPEITVEPDSLKEFLQIDLRSLHFITLVGTQGRHAGGIGNEFAQMYKIKYSRDGSRWISWRNRQGKQVIEGNRNAYDIVLKDLEPPIIARFVRFMPVTDHSMNVCMRVELYGCEWLDGLVSYNAPAGEQMNLPSYPVYLNDSVYDGAVIYSMTEGLGQLTDGVCGLDDFTHSHVYNVWPGYDYVGWTNESFPSGYVEIMFEFDRTRNFTTMKVHCNNMFSRHIKAFRQVVCHFRSESDWEATPLSFTPVVDEKNPSARFVTVNLANHMASAIKCQFYFADAWMMFSEITFQSDTAMYNTTLAPPKTGPPTSTQPGDDPTHKVDDSNTRILIGCLVAIIFILVAIIVIILWRQVWQKMLEKASRRMLDDELTASLSIQSETFAYNHNNQSTATSELESSSTYERIFPLGSDYQEPSRLICKLPEFAQNSEEPASTSTAASKSTAATVIQDGAPHYAEADIVNLQGVTGSNTYAIPALTMDLLSGKDVAVEEFPRKLLTFKEKLGEGQFGEVHLCEAEGMQEFMNEEFSFDVSENQPVLVAVKMLRSDANKNARNDFLKEIKIMSRLKDPNIIRLLAVCIYSDPLCMITEYMENGDLNQFLSRHEPEGQLALLSNAPTVSYSNLCYMAIQIASGMKYLSSLNFVHRDLATRNCLVGKNYTIKIADFGMSRNLYSGDYYRIQGRAVLPIRWMSWESILLGKFTTASDVWAFGVTLWETLTFCKEQPYSQLTDEQVIENTGEFFRDQKRQIYLPQPVLCPDSLYKIMLSCWRRNTKERPSFQEIHRALLDSQP; translated from the exons GTGTGTGTCGGTATCCTCTGGGCATGTCAGGAGGACAGATACAGGATGAGGACATCTCCGCCTCCAGCCAGTGGTCCGAGTCCACCGCCGCCAGATACGGCAG gtTGGACTTCGAGGAGGGCGATGGTGCGTGGTGTCCTGAGATAACAGTGGAGCCAGACAGCCTGAAGGAGTTCCTGCAGATTGACCTGCGCTCCCTCCACTTCATCACCCTGGTGGGCACCCAGGGGCGTCACGCGGGAGGCATTGGCAACGAGTTCGCCCAGATGTACAAGATCAAGTACAGCCGTGACGGAAGCCGCTGGATCTCCTGGAGAAACAGGCAGGGCAAGCAG GTGATCGAGGGGAACAGGAACGCCTACGACATCGTCCTCAAGGACCTGGAGCCGCCCATCATCGCTCGCTTCGTCCGCTTCATGCCCGTCACCGACCACTCCATGAACGTCTGCATGAGAGTGGAGCTCTACGGCTGCGAATGGCTCg ATGGTCTAGTGTCCTACAACGCTCCAGCAGGGGAACAGATGAACTTGCCCAGTTATCCTGTTTACCTCAACGACTCAGTCTACGATGGAGCTGTCATCTacag taTGACGGAGGGCCTGGGCCAGCTGACGGATGGAGTGTGCGGTCTGGACGATTTTACCCACAGTCACGTCTACAATGTGTGGCCGGGATATGACTATGTGGGTTGGACCAATGAGAGTTTCCCCAGTGGATATGTTGAAATCATGTTTGAGTTTGACCGCACGCGCAACTTCACCACCATGAAG GTCCATTGCAACAACATGTTCTCGCGGCACATCAAGGCCTTCCGCCAGGTGGTGTGTCACTTCCGCTCCGAGTCCGACTGGGAGGCCACGCCCCTCTCCTTCACCCCTGTGGTGGACGAGAAGAACCCCAGCGCCCGATTCGTCACCGTCAACCTGGCCAATCACATGGCCAGCGCCATCAAGTGCCAGTTCTACTTCGCTGATGCCTGGATGATGTTCAGCGAGATCACCTTCCAGTCAG ATACGGCCATGTACAATACAACACTGGCTCCGCCCAAGACTGGACCACCAACTAGCACACAACCAG GGGATGACCCCACCCACAAAGTAGATGACAGCAACACCCGAATTCTGATTGGTTGTTTAGTGgccatcatcttcatcctcgtggccatcatcgtcatcatcttGTGGAGGCAGGTGTGGCAGAAGATGCTGGAGAAG GCCTCTCGCCGGATGCTGGATGATGAACTAACTGCTAGTCTGTCAATACAGAGCGAGACGTTCGCCTACAACCACAACAACCAGTCGACCGCCACCAGCGAACTGGAGTCCAGTTCCACCTACGAGCGTATCTTCCCCCTCGGCTCGGACTACCAGGAGCCTTCGCGACTCATATGCAAGCTGCCGGAGTTTGCCCAGAACTCCGAGGAGCCCG CTTCTACTAGCACAGCTGCTTCCAAATCTACCGCAGCTACTGTGATCCAAGATGGCGCCCCTCACTACGCAGAGGCGGACATTGTCAACCTGCAGGGCGTGACGGGGAGCAACACATACGCCATCCCTGCATTAACTATGGACCTGTTGTCAGGGAAGGATGTTGCCGTGGAGGAGTTCCCACGGAAACTGCTCACCTTCAAAGAGAAGCTGGGAGAGGGCCAGTTTGGAGAG gtCCACCTGTGTGAGGCAGAGGGAATGCAGGAGTTCATGAACGAAGAGTTTTCGTTTGACGTCAGTGAGAACCAGCCAGTTCTAGTGGCTGTCAAGATGCTCCGTTCAGACGCCAACAAGAATGCAAG GAACGACTTCCTGAAAGAGATAAAGATCATGTCTCGTCTGAAGGACCCCAACATCATCCGTCTGCTAGCTGTGTGCATCTACAGCGACCCTCTCTGTATGATCACAGAGTACATGGAGAATGGAGACCTCAACCAGTTTCTGTCCCGCCACGAACCCGAGGGACAGCTTGCCCTGCTCAGCAATGCGCCTACTGTCAG ctaCAGTAATCTGTGCTACATGGCCATTCAGATAGCATCGGGGATGAAGTACCTCTCCTCCCTAAACTTCGTCCATCGAGACTTGGCCACGCGGAACTGCCTGGTGGGCAAGAACTACACTATAAAGATAGCTGACTTTGGCATGAGCAGGAACCTGTACAGCGGTGACTACTACCGCATCCAGGGCAGAGCGGTCCTGCCTATACGCTGGATGTCCTGGGAGAGCATCCTGCTG ggaAAGTTCACCACAGCTAGTGATGTGTGGGCCTTTGGGGTCACCCTGTGGGAGACACTAACCTTCTGCAAGGAGCAACCCTACTCTCAGCTCACTGATGAGCAGGTGATAGAGAACACAGGGGAGTTCTTCAGGGACCAGAAAAGACAG ATCTACCTGCCTCAGCCTGTGCTGTGTCCAGACTCGCTCTACAAGATCATGctgagctgctggaggaggaacaCAAAGGAGCGGCCTTCCTTCCAGGAAATACACCGAGCCCTCCTGGACAGTCAGCCTTAA
- the ddr2a gene encoding discoidin domain-containing receptor 2 isoform X4, with the protein MKRLWDVHFPLLILLYLLGGVTSQVNPGVCRYPLGMSGGQIQDEDISASSQWSESTAARYGRLDFEEGDGAWCPEITVEPDSLKEFLQIDLRSLHFITLVGTQGRHAGGIGNEFAQMYKIKYSRDGSRWISWRNRQGKQVIEGNRNAYDIVLKDLEPPIIARFVRFMPVTDHSMNVCMRVELYGCEWLDGLVSYNAPAGEQMNLPSYPVYLNDSVYDGAVIYSMTEGLGQLTDGVCGLDDFTHSHVYNVWPGYDYVGWTNESFPSGYVEIMFEFDRTRNFTTMKVHCNNMFSRHIKAFRQVVCHFRSESDWEATPLSFTPVVDEKNPSARFVTVNLANHMASAIKCQFYFADAWMMFSEITFQSDTAMYNTTLAPPKTGPPTSTQPGDDPTHKVDDSNTRILIGCLVAIIFILVAIIVIILWRQVWQKMLEKSETFAYNHNNQSTATSELESSSTYERIFPLGSDYQEPSRLICKLPEFAQNSEEPASTSTAASKSTAATVIQDGAPHYAEADIVNLQGVTGSNTYAIPALTMDLLSGKDVAVEEFPRKLLTFKEKLGEGQFGEVHLCEAEGMQEFMNEEFSFDVSENQPVLVAVKMLRSDANKNARNDFLKEIKIMSRLKDPNIIRLLAVCIYSDPLCMITEYMENGDLNQFLSRHEPEGQLALLSNAPTVSYSNLCYMAIQIASGMKYLSSLNFVHRDLATRNCLVGKNYTIKIADFGMSRNLYSGDYYRIQGRAVLPIRWMSWESILLGKFTTASDVWAFGVTLWETLTFCKEQPYSQLTDEQVIENTGEFFRDQKRQIYLPQPVLCPDSLYKIMLSCWRRNTKERPSFQEIHRALLDSQP; encoded by the exons GTGTGTGTCGGTATCCTCTGGGCATGTCAGGAGGACAGATACAGGATGAGGACATCTCCGCCTCCAGCCAGTGGTCCGAGTCCACCGCCGCCAGATACGGCAG gtTGGACTTCGAGGAGGGCGATGGTGCGTGGTGTCCTGAGATAACAGTGGAGCCAGACAGCCTGAAGGAGTTCCTGCAGATTGACCTGCGCTCCCTCCACTTCATCACCCTGGTGGGCACCCAGGGGCGTCACGCGGGAGGCATTGGCAACGAGTTCGCCCAGATGTACAAGATCAAGTACAGCCGTGACGGAAGCCGCTGGATCTCCTGGAGAAACAGGCAGGGCAAGCAG GTGATCGAGGGGAACAGGAACGCCTACGACATCGTCCTCAAGGACCTGGAGCCGCCCATCATCGCTCGCTTCGTCCGCTTCATGCCCGTCACCGACCACTCCATGAACGTCTGCATGAGAGTGGAGCTCTACGGCTGCGAATGGCTCg ATGGTCTAGTGTCCTACAACGCTCCAGCAGGGGAACAGATGAACTTGCCCAGTTATCCTGTTTACCTCAACGACTCAGTCTACGATGGAGCTGTCATCTacag taTGACGGAGGGCCTGGGCCAGCTGACGGATGGAGTGTGCGGTCTGGACGATTTTACCCACAGTCACGTCTACAATGTGTGGCCGGGATATGACTATGTGGGTTGGACCAATGAGAGTTTCCCCAGTGGATATGTTGAAATCATGTTTGAGTTTGACCGCACGCGCAACTTCACCACCATGAAG GTCCATTGCAACAACATGTTCTCGCGGCACATCAAGGCCTTCCGCCAGGTGGTGTGTCACTTCCGCTCCGAGTCCGACTGGGAGGCCACGCCCCTCTCCTTCACCCCTGTGGTGGACGAGAAGAACCCCAGCGCCCGATTCGTCACCGTCAACCTGGCCAATCACATGGCCAGCGCCATCAAGTGCCAGTTCTACTTCGCTGATGCCTGGATGATGTTCAGCGAGATCACCTTCCAGTCAG ATACGGCCATGTACAATACAACACTGGCTCCGCCCAAGACTGGACCACCAACTAGCACACAACCAG GGGATGACCCCACCCACAAAGTAGATGACAGCAACACCCGAATTCTGATTGGTTGTTTAGTGgccatcatcttcatcctcgtggccatcatcgtcatcatcttGTGGAGGCAGGTGTGGCAGAAGATGCTGGAGAAG AGCGAGACGTTCGCCTACAACCACAACAACCAGTCGACCGCCACCAGCGAACTGGAGTCCAGTTCCACCTACGAGCGTATCTTCCCCCTCGGCTCGGACTACCAGGAGCCTTCGCGACTCATATGCAAGCTGCCGGAGTTTGCCCAGAACTCCGAGGAGCCCG CTTCTACTAGCACAGCTGCTTCCAAATCTACCGCAGCTACTGTGATCCAAGATGGCGCCCCTCACTACGCAGAGGCGGACATTGTCAACCTGCAGGGCGTGACGGGGAGCAACACATACGCCATCCCTGCATTAACTATGGACCTGTTGTCAGGGAAGGATGTTGCCGTGGAGGAGTTCCCACGGAAACTGCTCACCTTCAAAGAGAAGCTGGGAGAGGGCCAGTTTGGAGAG gtCCACCTGTGTGAGGCAGAGGGAATGCAGGAGTTCATGAACGAAGAGTTTTCGTTTGACGTCAGTGAGAACCAGCCAGTTCTAGTGGCTGTCAAGATGCTCCGTTCAGACGCCAACAAGAATGCAAG GAACGACTTCCTGAAAGAGATAAAGATCATGTCTCGTCTGAAGGACCCCAACATCATCCGTCTGCTAGCTGTGTGCATCTACAGCGACCCTCTCTGTATGATCACAGAGTACATGGAGAATGGAGACCTCAACCAGTTTCTGTCCCGCCACGAACCCGAGGGACAGCTTGCCCTGCTCAGCAATGCGCCTACTGTCAG ctaCAGTAATCTGTGCTACATGGCCATTCAGATAGCATCGGGGATGAAGTACCTCTCCTCCCTAAACTTCGTCCATCGAGACTTGGCCACGCGGAACTGCCTGGTGGGCAAGAACTACACTATAAAGATAGCTGACTTTGGCATGAGCAGGAACCTGTACAGCGGTGACTACTACCGCATCCAGGGCAGAGCGGTCCTGCCTATACGCTGGATGTCCTGGGAGAGCATCCTGCTG ggaAAGTTCACCACAGCTAGTGATGTGTGGGCCTTTGGGGTCACCCTGTGGGAGACACTAACCTTCTGCAAGGAGCAACCCTACTCTCAGCTCACTGATGAGCAGGTGATAGAGAACACAGGGGAGTTCTTCAGGGACCAGAAAAGACAG ATCTACCTGCCTCAGCCTGTGCTGTGTCCAGACTCGCTCTACAAGATCATGctgagctgctggaggaggaacaCAAAGGAGCGGCCTTCCTTCCAGGAAATACACCGAGCCCTCCTGGACAGTCAGCCTTAA
- the ddr2a gene encoding discoidin domain-containing receptor 2 isoform X3, whose amino-acid sequence MKRLWDVHFPLLILLYLLGGVTSQVNPGVCRYPLGMSGGQIQDEDISASSQWSESTAARYGRLDFEEGDGAWCPEITVEPDSLKEFLQIDLRSLHFITLVGTQGRHAGGIGNEFAQMYKIKYSRDGSRWISWRNRQGKQVIEGNRNAYDIVLKDLEPPIIARFVRFMPVTDHSMNVCMRVELYGCEWLDGLVSYNAPAGEQMNLPSYPVYLNDSVYDGAVIYSMTEGLGQLTDGVCGLDDFTHSHVYNVWPGYDYVGWTNESFPSGYVEIMFEFDRTRNFTTMKVHCNNMFSRHIKAFRQVVCHFRSESDWEATPLSFTPVVDEKNPSARFVTVNLANHMASAIKCQFYFADAWMMFSEITFQSDTAMYNTTLAPPKTGPPTSTQPDDSNTRILIGCLVAIIFILVAIIVIILWRQVWQKMLEKASRRMLDDELTASLSIQSETFAYNHNNQSTATSELESSSTYERIFPLGSDYQEPSRLICKLPEFAQNSEEPASTSTAASKSTAATVIQDGAPHYAEADIVNLQGVTGSNTYAIPALTMDLLSGKDVAVEEFPRKLLTFKEKLGEGQFGEVHLCEAEGMQEFMNEEFSFDVSENQPVLVAVKMLRSDANKNARNDFLKEIKIMSRLKDPNIIRLLAVCIYSDPLCMITEYMENGDLNQFLSRHEPEGQLALLSNAPTVSYSNLCYMAIQIASGMKYLSSLNFVHRDLATRNCLVGKNYTIKIADFGMSRNLYSGDYYRIQGRAVLPIRWMSWESILLGKFTTASDVWAFGVTLWETLTFCKEQPYSQLTDEQVIENTGEFFRDQKRQIYLPQPVLCPDSLYKIMLSCWRRNTKERPSFQEIHRALLDSQP is encoded by the exons GTGTGTGTCGGTATCCTCTGGGCATGTCAGGAGGACAGATACAGGATGAGGACATCTCCGCCTCCAGCCAGTGGTCCGAGTCCACCGCCGCCAGATACGGCAG gtTGGACTTCGAGGAGGGCGATGGTGCGTGGTGTCCTGAGATAACAGTGGAGCCAGACAGCCTGAAGGAGTTCCTGCAGATTGACCTGCGCTCCCTCCACTTCATCACCCTGGTGGGCACCCAGGGGCGTCACGCGGGAGGCATTGGCAACGAGTTCGCCCAGATGTACAAGATCAAGTACAGCCGTGACGGAAGCCGCTGGATCTCCTGGAGAAACAGGCAGGGCAAGCAG GTGATCGAGGGGAACAGGAACGCCTACGACATCGTCCTCAAGGACCTGGAGCCGCCCATCATCGCTCGCTTCGTCCGCTTCATGCCCGTCACCGACCACTCCATGAACGTCTGCATGAGAGTGGAGCTCTACGGCTGCGAATGGCTCg ATGGTCTAGTGTCCTACAACGCTCCAGCAGGGGAACAGATGAACTTGCCCAGTTATCCTGTTTACCTCAACGACTCAGTCTACGATGGAGCTGTCATCTacag taTGACGGAGGGCCTGGGCCAGCTGACGGATGGAGTGTGCGGTCTGGACGATTTTACCCACAGTCACGTCTACAATGTGTGGCCGGGATATGACTATGTGGGTTGGACCAATGAGAGTTTCCCCAGTGGATATGTTGAAATCATGTTTGAGTTTGACCGCACGCGCAACTTCACCACCATGAAG GTCCATTGCAACAACATGTTCTCGCGGCACATCAAGGCCTTCCGCCAGGTGGTGTGTCACTTCCGCTCCGAGTCCGACTGGGAGGCCACGCCCCTCTCCTTCACCCCTGTGGTGGACGAGAAGAACCCCAGCGCCCGATTCGTCACCGTCAACCTGGCCAATCACATGGCCAGCGCCATCAAGTGCCAGTTCTACTTCGCTGATGCCTGGATGATGTTCAGCGAGATCACCTTCCAGTCAG ATACGGCCATGTACAATACAACACTGGCTCCGCCCAAGACTGGACCACCAACTAGCACACAACCAG ATGACAGCAACACCCGAATTCTGATTGGTTGTTTAGTGgccatcatcttcatcctcgtggccatcatcgtcatcatcttGTGGAGGCAGGTGTGGCAGAAGATGCTGGAGAAG GCCTCTCGCCGGATGCTGGATGATGAACTAACTGCTAGTCTGTCAATACAGAGCGAGACGTTCGCCTACAACCACAACAACCAGTCGACCGCCACCAGCGAACTGGAGTCCAGTTCCACCTACGAGCGTATCTTCCCCCTCGGCTCGGACTACCAGGAGCCTTCGCGACTCATATGCAAGCTGCCGGAGTTTGCCCAGAACTCCGAGGAGCCCG CTTCTACTAGCACAGCTGCTTCCAAATCTACCGCAGCTACTGTGATCCAAGATGGCGCCCCTCACTACGCAGAGGCGGACATTGTCAACCTGCAGGGCGTGACGGGGAGCAACACATACGCCATCCCTGCATTAACTATGGACCTGTTGTCAGGGAAGGATGTTGCCGTGGAGGAGTTCCCACGGAAACTGCTCACCTTCAAAGAGAAGCTGGGAGAGGGCCAGTTTGGAGAG gtCCACCTGTGTGAGGCAGAGGGAATGCAGGAGTTCATGAACGAAGAGTTTTCGTTTGACGTCAGTGAGAACCAGCCAGTTCTAGTGGCTGTCAAGATGCTCCGTTCAGACGCCAACAAGAATGCAAG GAACGACTTCCTGAAAGAGATAAAGATCATGTCTCGTCTGAAGGACCCCAACATCATCCGTCTGCTAGCTGTGTGCATCTACAGCGACCCTCTCTGTATGATCACAGAGTACATGGAGAATGGAGACCTCAACCAGTTTCTGTCCCGCCACGAACCCGAGGGACAGCTTGCCCTGCTCAGCAATGCGCCTACTGTCAG ctaCAGTAATCTGTGCTACATGGCCATTCAGATAGCATCGGGGATGAAGTACCTCTCCTCCCTAAACTTCGTCCATCGAGACTTGGCCACGCGGAACTGCCTGGTGGGCAAGAACTACACTATAAAGATAGCTGACTTTGGCATGAGCAGGAACCTGTACAGCGGTGACTACTACCGCATCCAGGGCAGAGCGGTCCTGCCTATACGCTGGATGTCCTGGGAGAGCATCCTGCTG ggaAAGTTCACCACAGCTAGTGATGTGTGGGCCTTTGGGGTCACCCTGTGGGAGACACTAACCTTCTGCAAGGAGCAACCCTACTCTCAGCTCACTGATGAGCAGGTGATAGAGAACACAGGGGAGTTCTTCAGGGACCAGAAAAGACAG ATCTACCTGCCTCAGCCTGTGCTGTGTCCAGACTCGCTCTACAAGATCATGctgagctgctggaggaggaacaCAAAGGAGCGGCCTTCCTTCCAGGAAATACACCGAGCCCTCCTGGACAGTCAGCCTTAA